The following are encoded in a window of Novosphingobium sp. ZN18A2 genomic DNA:
- a CDS encoding molybdopterin cofactor-binding domain-containing protein, producing MNKWTRRGFIGAGVVAGGALVVGVAVRPGNPVGKLRGDVANGPGEQLINAWVKVNADNTVTAIVPHCEMGQGAHTTLAQMLADEMDADWAKVGVMQAPADGFYVAPDMVRAFMFPGTIDAPDWLEPTYNGAFTQISRLADALITGGSSSVRATGQHTMRIAGAAARHMLIGAAADEWGVPAGEIVAENAMLTHKASGKSATYGEFAEAASRQHMPQTPKLKDVSQYKLMGRGLKRLDIPAKVNGSAVFGIDAAIDGQPLKYAAVRAAPVPGAKVEAINAETARTMPGVLQILNMGDFVAVVADGYWQAQQALNTIDASYSKTDGDVLDSALLYARYGKALDEAGDSGGKSLASTGDAPRAFASAPKKVQAEYQVPFVAHAAMEPMNCTAWVHGGKCEVWTSTQVPLMARSAIAKALGIPDDDVTVNQLYLGGAFGRRLESDYPVQAARIAKATGYPVKMIWSREEDTRQDFYRPADTSRFSAGLDASGKALSWNNVFTQKHDPAGAWDIPHYDIANKSIRHAEADAHLRFGSLRSVDHSQQGFFIESFVDEMAHAAGQDPFEYRRAMLGKSPRHKAVLEKVARMAGWGSKLPDGTARGIALVKSFGTIVAEVAEVQMKDGRPRVTKVWCCADPGYAMNPDGFVAQMEGGIVFGLTTALYSGITLKHGAVEQGNFNDYLMVRMDEAPDIAVEIINGDTKTLGGAGEPGLPPLAPAVTNAIFAATGQRIRKLPVMDHFA from the coding sequence ATGAACAAGTGGACAAGGCGCGGCTTTATCGGCGCGGGCGTGGTCGCGGGCGGGGCGTTGGTGGTCGGCGTTGCGGTGCGGCCGGGCAATCCGGTGGGCAAGCTGCGCGGCGACGTGGCGAACGGGCCGGGCGAACAGTTGATCAACGCCTGGGTAAAGGTCAACGCGGACAACACGGTTACCGCGATCGTCCCCCATTGCGAGATGGGGCAGGGCGCGCACACCACGCTGGCGCAGATGCTGGCGGACGAAATGGATGCCGACTGGGCGAAAGTGGGCGTGATGCAGGCGCCGGCGGACGGGTTCTATGTCGCGCCGGACATGGTGCGCGCATTCATGTTTCCCGGCACGATCGACGCGCCGGACTGGCTTGAGCCGACATACAACGGCGCGTTCACGCAAATTTCGCGGCTGGCCGATGCGCTGATCACCGGCGGCAGTTCGTCTGTTCGCGCGACGGGTCAGCACACCATGCGCATTGCCGGTGCGGCGGCGCGGCACATGCTGATCGGCGCGGCGGCGGACGAATGGGGCGTGCCGGCAGGCGAGATCGTGGCCGAAAACGCGATGCTGACTCACAAGGCTTCGGGCAAGTCCGCCACTTATGGCGAATTCGCCGAAGCGGCATCGCGCCAGCACATGCCGCAAACGCCGAAATTGAAGGACGTATCGCAATACAAGCTGATGGGTCGCGGGCTGAAACGGCTGGATATTCCCGCCAAGGTCAACGGCAGCGCGGTATTCGGCATCGACGCGGCGATTGACGGGCAGCCGCTGAAATACGCGGCGGTAAGGGCGGCGCCGGTTCCGGGCGCCAAGGTAGAGGCGATCAATGCAGAAACCGCCAGGACGATGCCCGGCGTGCTGCAGATCCTGAACATGGGCGATTTCGTGGCTGTCGTAGCCGACGGTTACTGGCAGGCGCAGCAGGCGCTGAACACGATAGACGCCAGCTATTCGAAGACCGATGGCGACGTGCTCGACAGCGCGCTGCTCTATGCCCGCTATGGCAAGGCGCTGGACGAGGCGGGCGACAGCGGCGGAAAGTCGCTTGCCAGCACCGGCGATGCCCCGCGCGCCTTCGCGTCCGCGCCGAAAAAGGTGCAGGCCGAATACCAGGTGCCCTTCGTCGCCCACGCCGCGATGGAGCCGATGAACTGCACGGCATGGGTGCACGGCGGCAAGTGCGAGGTGTGGACGAGCACGCAGGTTCCGCTGATGGCGCGCAGCGCGATTGCAAAGGCGCTGGGCATTCCGGATGACGACGTGACGGTGAACCAGCTCTATCTGGGCGGGGCGTTCGGGCGGAGGCTGGAAAGCGACTATCCGGTGCAGGCCGCGCGAATCGCCAAGGCCACCGGCTATCCGGTGAAGATGATCTGGTCGCGCGAGGAAGATACCCGGCAGGACTTTTACCGTCCGGCCGATACCAGCCGTTTTTCGGCCGGGCTCGACGCGTCTGGCAAGGCGCTCAGCTGGAACAACGTATTCACGCAAAAGCACGATCCGGCGGGCGCGTGGGACATCCCGCATTACGATATCGCCAACAAGTCCATCCGCCATGCCGAGGCCGATGCGCACTTGCGCTTCGGCAGCCTGCGTTCGGTCGATCACAGCCAGCAGGGCTTCTTCATCGAAAGTTTCGTTGACGAAATGGCCCATGCGGCCGGGCAGGACCCGTTCGAATATCGCCGCGCCATGCTGGGCAAGTCTCCGCGCCACAAGGCGGTGCTGGAAAAGGTGGCGCGGATGGCGGGCTGGGGATCGAAGCTTCCCGACGGGACCGCGCGCGGCATTGCGCTGGTCAAGTCGTTCGGCACGATCGTGGCCGAAGTCGCCGAAGTGCAGATGAAGGACGGGCGCCCGCGCGTGACGAAAGTGTGGTGCTGCGCCGATCCCGGCTATGCGATGAACCCCGACGGTTTCGTTGCGCAGATGGAAGGCGGCATCGTCTTCGGCCTGACCACGGCGCTCTACAGCGGCATCACGCTGAAACACGGCGCGGTGGAGCAGGGCAATTTCAACGATTACCTGATGGTGCGCATGGACGAAGCACCGGATATCGCGGTTGAGATCATCAACGGCGATACCAAGACTTTGGGCGGTGCGGGCGAACCGGGCCTGCCGCCGCTGGCGCCCGCCGTTACCAACGCGATCTTCGCCGCGACCGGGCAACGCATCCGCAAGCTGCCGGTCATGGATCACTTCGCGTGA
- a CDS encoding c-type cytochrome: protein MRKTVAVVLIALSLAACSKKAPDPVEQIIVRKPGDPPVAAPSQAAAGDPVSAGKQAFAASCAACHAAGADAPKGVGPTLYGVIGRKAGSVPGFAYSDAMKASGITWSEASVERFLADPQGMVKGTTMGAGAVGSPDTRKAIAAWLATLGQQD, encoded by the coding sequence ATGCGCAAGACCGTGGCCGTGGTTCTGATCGCCCTGTCGCTGGCGGCCTGTTCGAAGAAGGCGCCCGATCCGGTGGAACAGATCATCGTGCGCAAGCCCGGCGATCCGCCCGTGGCCGCGCCATCGCAAGCGGCGGCGGGCGATCCCGTTTCGGCGGGCAAGCAGGCTTTCGCGGCGTCCTGCGCGGCGTGCCATGCGGCCGGCGCGGACGCGCCCAAAGGTGTGGGGCCAACGCTTTACGGCGTGATCGGGCGCAAGGCCGGATCGGTGCCGGGATTCGCCTATTCCGATGCAATGAAGGCCAGCGGCATCACGTGGAGCGAAGCGAGTGTCGAACGCTTCCTGGCCGATCCGCAAGGCATGGTGAAGGGCACGACGATGGGCGCGGGCGCGGTCGGTTCGCCCGACACGCGCAAGGCGATCGCGGCCTGGCTGGCAACGCTCGGCCAGCAGGATTGA
- a CDS encoding NTP transferase domain-containing protein: MNGPALALLAAGQSARFGADDKLAAPFRGAMLGLHAANALSGLAAAPRWAIVRGLGHPCIPGWRDAGFDPVVNAQADEGMAASLRLAARLAAAARAPALMICLADMPLVPAAHYAALVDRWRAQGGTVGSCAGALVSPPAIFPTDRFAALGALSGDRGAKALLAGAALVESPPGTLADIDNPETLARLAT, from the coding sequence GTGAACGGGCCGGCGCTCGCGCTGCTGGCGGCGGGCCAGTCAGCCCGTTTCGGCGCGGATGACAAGCTGGCCGCGCCCTTTCGCGGTGCGATGCTGGGGCTTCATGCCGCCAATGCCCTGTCCGGACTTGCCGCCGCGCCGCGCTGGGCGATCGTGCGCGGCCTTGGCCATCCCTGCATTCCCGGCTGGCGGGATGCCGGTTTCGATCCGGTGGTGAACGCGCAGGCGGACGAGGGCATGGCCGCATCGTTGCGGCTGGCCGCGCGCCTTGCCGCAGCGGCGCGCGCACCGGCGCTGATGATCTGCCTTGCCGATATGCCGCTTGTCCCGGCGGCGCATTACGCGGCGCTGGTGGACAGGTGGCGCGCGCAGGGCGGAACCGTCGGCTCTTGCGCGGGCGCGCTGGTTTCCCCGCCCGCGATCTTCCCCACGGACCGGTTTGCGGCACTTGGCGCGCTTTCGGGAGACAGGGGGGCAAAGGCGTTGCTGGCGGGGGCGGCGCTGGTCGAATCGCCGCCCGGCACGCTCGCCGATATCGACAATCCCGAAACGCTTGCCCGTCTCGCCACCTGA
- a CDS encoding acyl-CoA dehydrogenase family protein — translation MDIEFSAEDLAFQQEVRTFIEENYPEQLRGKQDEGDELGKDDFLAWHKVLYKKGWVAPAWPVEYGGTGWTATQRFIWSEETARADCVRLMPFGLSMVGPVIYTFGTPEQKAKYLPRILSGEDWWCQGYSEPGSGSDLASLRTRAVRDGDHYVVNGQKTWTTMAQHADWGFFLVRTDPDAKMQEGISFLLIDMKTPGITVRPIITLGGEHEVNEVWLEDVRVPVENRVYEENKGWTCAKFLLAHERTGIAGVASSKRGVEKIKEIAMGEMDGDKPLLANPFFRRKVAELEMDLTALEYTELRTLAGAAAGKPPGPESSLLKIKGSEIQQRLTELALEAAGHYGAPYFRSFGEGDNEHPIGPDWAHRTAPTYFNTRKTTIYGGSNEIQRNIIAKMVLGL, via the coding sequence ATGGACATCGAATTCAGCGCGGAGGATCTTGCCTTCCAGCAGGAAGTGCGGACCTTCATCGAGGAAAACTATCCTGAGCAACTGCGCGGCAAGCAGGACGAGGGTGACGAACTGGGCAAGGACGATTTCCTCGCCTGGCACAAGGTTCTCTACAAGAAGGGCTGGGTCGCCCCGGCGTGGCCGGTGGAATACGGCGGCACCGGCTGGACCGCCACGCAGCGTTTCATCTGGTCGGAAGAAACCGCGCGGGCCGATTGCGTCCGCCTGATGCCGTTCGGCCTGTCGATGGTCGGCCCGGTGATCTACACCTTCGGCACACCCGAACAGAAAGCGAAATACCTGCCGCGCATCCTTTCGGGCGAAGACTGGTGGTGCCAGGGCTATTCCGAACCCGGCTCCGGCTCTGACCTTGCATCGCTGCGCACCCGCGCGGTGCGCGATGGCGATCACTATGTGGTCAACGGGCAGAAAACCTGGACGACGATGGCCCAGCACGCCGACTGGGGCTTTTTCCTTGTCCGCACCGATCCCGACGCGAAGATGCAGGAAGGCATCAGCTTCCTGCTGATCGACATGAAGACGCCGGGCATCACCGTGCGCCCGATCATCACGCTGGGCGGCGAGCACGAAGTGAACGAGGTGTGGCTGGAAGACGTGCGCGTGCCGGTCGAAAACCGCGTCTATGAAGAAAACAAGGGCTGGACCTGCGCCAAGTTCCTTCTCGCGCACGAACGCACCGGCATTGCCGGGGTCGCCTCGTCCAAGCGCGGCGTGGAAAAGATCAAGGAAATCGCGATGGGCGAGATGGACGGCGACAAGCCGCTGCTTGCCAATCCGTTCTTCCGCCGCAAGGTGGCAGAGCTTGAGATGGACCTGACCGCGCTGGAATATACAGAGCTGCGCACGCTGGCCGGCGCCGCCGCGGGCAAGCCGCCGGGACCGGAATCGAGCCTGCTCAAGATCAAGGGATCGGAAATCCAGCAGCGGCTGACCGAACTCGCGCTCGAAGCGGCGGGCCACTATGGTGCGCCCTATTTCCGCAGCTTCGGGGAAGGGGACAACGAACATCCCATCGGCCCCGACTGGGCACACCGCACCGCGCCGACCTATTTCAACACGCGCAAGACCACGATCTATGGCGGGTCGAACGAGATCCAGCGCAACATCATCGCCAAGATGGTGCTGGGTCTTTGA
- a CDS encoding acyl-CoA dehydrogenase family protein: MDLSYTETQEMLRDTLARFLADTYDFETRRKMIASPEGRDPGVWRALATELGMLSAPFSEEHGGLGGGAVENAIVMEEMGKVIAIEPYLQTAVIGGGALKAAGGPLAEAVIPQIIGGDAIIAFAYAEPKGRYDLAAIATTAKKDGAGYVLSGHKAVVYAAPWASHLLVTARTGGSGRERAGVDLFLIDANLPGITRRDYRTVDGFSASEVYFENVSIPGEALLSGGIDLIERIVDEATVGVCAEATGVTRKLHEGTLEYSKQRKQFGQPIGKFQVLQHRMADMMIEVEQIASMTLMATLKLDEPAAARKAAVSMAKAKVARSARFVGQNAIQTHGGIGITDELAIGHYFKRATMIESQFGNADWHMARFEELTLPA; the protein is encoded by the coding sequence ATGGACCTGAGCTATACAGAAACGCAGGAAATGCTGCGCGATACCCTCGCGCGCTTCCTGGCCGACACATACGACTTCGAAACGCGCCGCAAGATGATCGCCAGTCCCGAAGGGCGCGATCCGGGCGTCTGGCGCGCGCTGGCGACCGAGCTGGGAATGCTTTCCGCGCCGTTTTCGGAAGAGCACGGCGGCCTTGGTGGCGGCGCGGTGGAAAATGCGATCGTCATGGAGGAAATGGGCAAGGTCATCGCGATCGAACCCTACCTGCAAACCGCGGTGATCGGCGGCGGCGCGCTGAAGGCGGCGGGCGGCCCGCTGGCAGAGGCGGTGATCCCGCAGATCATCGGCGGCGATGCGATTATCGCCTTCGCCTATGCCGAGCCGAAGGGCCGGTATGACCTTGCCGCGATCGCGACCACCGCGAAAAAGGACGGCGCGGGCTATGTGCTGAGCGGACACAAGGCGGTCGTCTATGCAGCGCCGTGGGCGTCGCACCTGCTCGTCACCGCGCGCACCGGCGGTTCGGGCCGCGAACGTGCGGGTGTGGACCTGTTCCTGATCGATGCGAACCTGCCGGGCATCACCCGCCGCGATTACCGGACGGTGGACGGCTTCAGCGCGTCCGAAGTCTATTTCGAAAACGTGTCCATCCCCGGCGAGGCGCTGCTTTCGGGCGGGATCGACCTGATCGAACGGATCGTTGACGAAGCCACCGTGGGCGTCTGCGCCGAGGCGACCGGCGTTACGCGCAAGTTGCACGAAGGCACGCTGGAATATTCGAAGCAGCGCAAACAGTTCGGCCAGCCGATCGGCAAGTTCCAGGTGCTGCAGCACCGCATGGCGGACATGATGATCGAGGTGGAACAGATCGCTTCGATGACGCTGATGGCGACGCTGAAGCTGGATGAACCGGCAGCGGCACGAAAGGCGGCGGTTTCCATGGCCAAGGCCAAGGTTGCGCGCAGCGCCCGTTTCGTGGGCCAGAACGCGATCCAGACGCACGGCGGCATCGGCATTACCGACGAGCTTGCCATCGGCCATTACTTCAAGCGCGCGACGATGATCGAAAGCCAGTTCGGCAATGCCGACTGGCACATGGCCCGCTTCGAGGAATTGACGCTGCCGGCCTGA
- the maiA gene encoding maleylacetoacetate isomerase: MIRLHGYWRSTASYRVRIALNLKGVDYDQVTHDLRTGEQAADDYREIAPQGLVPALETDGGIFTQSTAIMEWLDEVFPDPPLLPADPPGRAQVRAMVALVACDIHPLNNLRVLQSLRRDLHAGDRAVNEWIARWIGEGFAALEQQVARRGDGFCFGDAPTLADCCLVPQVFGAERFDVNMAPYPRLREITARCRDLPAFADAHPARQPDADPVA, from the coding sequence GTGATACGGCTGCACGGATACTGGCGTTCCACCGCATCGTACCGGGTGCGCATCGCGCTGAACCTGAAAGGCGTGGATTACGATCAGGTCACGCATGACCTGCGAACGGGCGAGCAGGCAGCGGACGACTATCGCGAGATCGCCCCGCAAGGGCTTGTCCCCGCGCTGGAGACGGACGGCGGCATCTTCACGCAATCGACAGCGATCATGGAATGGCTGGACGAGGTGTTCCCCGATCCGCCGCTGCTTCCCGCCGATCCGCCGGGCCGGGCGCAAGTGCGCGCGATGGTGGCGCTGGTGGCCTGCGATATCCATCCGCTCAACAACTTGCGCGTGCTGCAATCGCTGCGGCGTGACCTTCACGCGGGCGACCGCGCGGTGAACGAATGGATCGCACGCTGGATCGGCGAAGGCTTTGCCGCGCTGGAACAACAGGTTGCGCGCCGTGGCGACGGTTTCTGCTTCGGCGATGCACCGACGCTGGCGGATTGCTGCCTTGTGCCGCAGGTATTCGGCGCCGAACGGTTCGACGTGAACATGGCGCCCTACCCGCGCCTGCGCGAGATCACCGCGCGGTGCCGCGATCTTCCGGCCTTTGCCGACGCGCATCCCGCCCGCCAGCCAGATGCCGACCCGGTCGCCTGA
- a CDS encoding VOC family protein, giving the protein MTTTAPTLGGVHHVAYRCKDAKETVEFYERVLGMKYTTAFAEDYVPSTGAYDPYMHIFLDAGGGNVLAFFELPGQKDMGRDENTPAWVQHIAFKVADFEALKAAKAHIEAQGIDVLGPTFHGVFRSIYFFDPNGHRLELACDIGTDEQYRELARVAPLMLDEWSRTKKAPRHADWLHQEPVEER; this is encoded by the coding sequence ATGACCACCACGGCCCCCACGCTCGGCGGCGTCCACCACGTGGCCTATCGCTGCAAGGACGCGAAAGAGACGGTCGAGTTCTACGAGCGCGTGCTCGGCATGAAATACACGACCGCTTTCGCGGAGGACTATGTGCCGTCGACCGGCGCATACGATCCATATATGCACATTTTCCTCGATGCCGGGGGCGGCAACGTGCTCGCCTTCTTCGAACTGCCCGGCCAGAAGGACATGGGGCGGGACGAGAACACGCCCGCATGGGTGCAGCACATCGCGTTCAAGGTGGCCGATTTCGAGGCGCTGAAGGCCGCGAAGGCGCATATTGAGGCGCAAGGCATCGACGTGCTGGGACCAACCTTCCACGGCGTGTTCCGCTCTATCTATTTCTTCGATCCCAACGGCCACCGGCTGGAACTGGCCTGCGACATCGGCACCGACGAGCAATACCGGGAACTGGCCCGCGTCGCGCCGCTGATGCTCGACGAATGGAGCCGCACCAAGAAGGCACCGCGCCATGCCGACTGGCTGCACCAGGAACCCGTGGAGGAACGGTGA
- the hppD gene encoding 4-hydroxyphenylpyruvate dioxygenase, with product MADLFENPLGLDGFEFIEFSAPEKGVLEPVFEAMGFTRVARHRSKDVDLWRQGEINLIANYEPRSPAAYFAAEHGPSACGMGWRVRDAAKAYDQAIERGAEPVEVKTGPMELHLPAFRGIGGSIVYLIDRYEGAARGDDLSIYDIDFVYEPGADRHPEGAGLKLIDHLTHNVYGGRMAHWASFYERIAGFREIRYFDIKGEYTGLTSKAMTAPDGKIRIPLNEEGKAGGGQIEEFLRAYNGEGIQHIAFCCDDLIATWDKLKACGTPFMTPPPATYYEMLEERLPGHGEPVEELQTRGILLDGSTEKGDPRLLLQIFSETMIGPVFFEFIQRKKDEGFGEGNFTALFESMERDQMRRGALGAKEAEETGA from the coding sequence ATGGCCGATCTGTTCGAAAACCCGCTGGGCCTGGACGGTTTCGAATTCATAGAGTTCTCCGCCCCGGAAAAGGGCGTTCTGGAACCCGTGTTCGAGGCGATGGGCTTCACCCGCGTCGCGCGCCACCGGTCAAAGGACGTGGATCTGTGGCGACAGGGCGAGATCAACCTGATCGCCAATTACGAACCGCGCAGCCCCGCCGCCTATTTCGCGGCCGAACACGGCCCTTCGGCGTGCGGCATGGGCTGGCGCGTGCGCGATGCGGCAAAGGCCTATGACCAGGCGATAGAGCGCGGGGCCGAACCGGTCGAGGTGAAGACCGGCCCGATGGAACTGCACCTGCCCGCCTTTCGCGGCATCGGTGGGTCCATCGTCTATCTGATCGACCGCTACGAAGGCGCGGCGCGCGGCGATGACCTTTCCATCTACGACATCGATTTCGTTTACGAGCCCGGCGCGGACCGCCACCCCGAAGGCGCGGGACTGAAGCTGATCGACCACCTTACCCACAATGTCTATGGCGGGCGCATGGCCCACTGGGCCAGCTTTTATGAGCGGATCGCAGGCTTCCGCGAAATCCGCTATTTCGACATCAAGGGCGAATATACCGGCCTCACCAGCAAGGCGATGACCGCGCCCGACGGCAAGATCCGCATTCCGCTGAACGAGGAAGGCAAGGCCGGCGGCGGCCAGATCGAAGAGTTCCTGCGCGCCTACAACGGCGAGGGTATCCAGCACATCGCGTTCTGCTGTGACGATCTGATTGCCACGTGGGACAAGCTGAAAGCCTGCGGCACCCCGTTCATGACGCCGCCGCCCGCGACCTATTACGAGATGCTGGAGGAGCGTCTGCCCGGCCACGGCGAGCCGGTGGAGGAATTGCAGACGCGCGGCATCCTGCTCGACGGGTCGACCGAAAAGGGCGATCCGCGCCTTTTGCTCCAGATCTTTTCCGAAACGATGATCGGCCCGGTTTTCTTCGAATTCATCCAGCGCAAGAAGGATGAGGGCTTCGGCGAAGGGAACTTCACCGCGCTGTTCGAGTCCATGGAACGTGACCAGATGCGCCGCGGCGCATTAGGCGCGAAGGAGGCAGAGGAGACGGGAGCATGA
- a CDS encoding AMP-binding protein has protein sequence MLFFDKASQLADRAPPIPAGDEPGASGGQHRFWHDLERFGDNVALKGEAGESVSYVDLARMADNAGFACGARRLVVMEIDNSIPAVAAYLGALRAGHAIILTAPGNIRDLDLLVETYRPDLMVSHSDGLIEADAGPNTGLHPDLAVMLSTSGSTGSPKLVRLSDANLDANARSIAAYLGICPRDCAITTLPPYYSYGLSVLHSRLASGASIALTNRSVTDPEFLRIAGRCEATTLAGVPYTYELLLASGLLDDLPPSMRLLTQAGGRLAPELVERVRVAAEARNLRFFVMYGQTEATARMAYVPPEQLARYPDCIGQPIPGGSFELVDPQTGAPADKAGELVYRGPNVMMGYASDRGDLARGRDIDRLVTGDLAEMVRPGMFRITGRKRRFIKLFGRRIALDQAEAEAARIGWSTVATGDDERLVLAVEGDRDPAPLAAYFADHYKLPPKCVVALRLPVIPRLASGKPDYRSILAGVSGDGPASPDGDPMATYAAVLAQAARTDAVGDDATFREFGGDSLMYVEAIMALDEAFGTAPVGWESMPLGTLRKMSAATVPDPAAAQPRIQDFGFIPAMRTVAILLVLAPHAKSALTSDDGILNYLHFRHVNAIFVFIAGFLFQKLISSFSYKNYINNKIKYIALPYVLISIPAILVYLFELKDRAKLDAPGFIHGDFMLTVYMILTGTHLGPLWFMPMIFLIYLSSPILKAIDDRPQAYWAVFLLFLLAMYVGRPPLDNNPFQAFVFYLPAYVLGMAVSHYHRRWLPVLAGSWPLFLVPAVVLSVLPPDLQPVDPLMMVAKVCLGLGILGLLARYSARIPGNFRFIGDLSFGIYLVHGYFASAISLTAARFGWDLEGLPAFLFVYAIILSLSVATVLLVKRIFATQSRLIIGA, from the coding sequence ATGTTATTTTTCGACAAGGCCAGCCAATTGGCGGACAGGGCTCCGCCGATCCCGGCAGGAGATGAGCCGGGGGCAAGCGGCGGCCAGCATCGGTTCTGGCACGATCTGGAACGGTTCGGAGACAACGTTGCGCTCAAGGGCGAAGCGGGGGAGAGCGTCAGCTATGTCGATCTTGCCCGGATGGCCGACAACGCGGGCTTCGCTTGCGGTGCGCGCCGGCTTGTCGTCATGGAAATCGACAACAGCATACCGGCCGTCGCAGCCTACCTGGGGGCGTTGAGGGCCGGGCACGCGATCATTCTGACCGCGCCGGGCAATATCCGCGACCTGGACCTGCTCGTCGAAACGTATCGGCCCGACCTGATGGTGTCGCACAGCGATGGGCTGATAGAGGCGGATGCCGGTCCGAATACCGGGCTTCATCCCGATCTTGCCGTGATGCTGTCAACCTCGGGGTCGACCGGCAGCCCCAAGCTGGTCCGGCTTTCAGATGCCAATCTTGACGCCAACGCCCGCTCGATTGCCGCGTATCTGGGGATTTGCCCGCGGGACTGCGCTATTACCACGCTGCCGCCCTATTACTCCTACGGCTTGTCGGTGCTGCATTCCCGCCTTGCGTCGGGCGCCAGCATAGCGCTCACCAACCGTTCGGTCACCGATCCGGAATTCCTCCGCATCGCCGGCCGGTGCGAAGCGACCACGCTGGCAGGCGTGCCCTATACCTATGAACTGCTTCTTGCGTCGGGTCTTCTGGACGATCTGCCGCCGTCGATGCGCCTGTTGACGCAAGCCGGCGGACGGCTTGCCCCGGAACTGGTCGAACGGGTCCGCGTTGCCGCCGAAGCGCGGAACCTGCGGTTTTTCGTCATGTACGGACAGACCGAGGCGACCGCGCGCATGGCCTACGTCCCGCCGGAGCAGCTCGCCCGGTATCCCGATTGCATAGGCCAGCCGATCCCGGGCGGCTCTTTCGAACTGGTCGATCCGCAAACCGGGGCGCCCGCGGACAAGGCGGGCGAACTGGTTTATCGCGGGCCGAATGTGATGATGGGCTATGCCTCGGACCGGGGCGATCTGGCCCGGGGCAGGGACATCGACCGGCTCGTGACCGGCGACCTTGCCGAGATGGTCCGACCGGGAATGTTCCGCATCACCGGGCGCAAAAGGCGGTTCATCAAGCTCTTCGGAAGGCGCATCGCGCTCGACCAGGCGGAAGCGGAGGCCGCCCGGATCGGCTGGAGCACGGTTGCCACAGGCGATGACGAAAGGCTGGTCCTTGCCGTGGAAGGCGACCGCGATCCCGCGCCGCTCGCCGCCTATTTCGCGGACCATTACAAGCTCCCGCCAAAGTGTGTCGTCGCGCTTCGCCTGCCGGTCATTCCCCGCCTCGCGAGCGGGAAGCCGGACTATCGGTCCATCCTGGCCGGCGTATCCGGCGATGGCCCGGCTTCGCCTGACGGCGATCCGATGGCGACCTATGCCGCCGTCCTGGCACAAGCGGCCCGGACCGACGCGGTTGGCGACGATGCGACGTTCCGCGAGTTTGGCGGGGACTCGCTGATGTATGTCGAGGCGATCATGGCGCTCGACGAGGCGTTCGGAACCGCGCCGGTGGGCTGGGAATCCATGCCGCTGGGCACGTTACGGAAAATGTCCGCGGCCACCGTGCCCGATCCTGCCGCAGCCCAGCCGCGTATCCAGGACTTCGGCTTCATCCCCGCGATGCGGACAGTGGCCATTCTGCTTGTTCTTGCACCCCATGCAAAGTCTGCATTGACGAGCGACGACGGAATATTGAATTACCTGCATTTCCGTCACGTAAATGCGATTTTCGTATTTATCGCCGGGTTCTTGTTCCAGAAATTGATATCGAGTTTTTCATATAAGAATTACATAAATAACAAGATAAAATATATCGCGCTGCCTTATGTATTGATATCGATTCCGGCGATCCTTGTTTATCTTTTCGAACTAAAGGATCGCGCCAAGCTGGATGCGCCTGGTTTCATACACGGCGATTTCATGCTGACCGTTTACATGATCCTTACAGGAACCCATCTTGGGCCGCTTTGGTTCATGCCCATGATATTCCTGATTTATTTGTCGTCTCCGATACTCAAGGCGATCGACGACAGGCCGCAGGCATATTGGGCTGTTTTCCTGTTGTTCCTGCTGGCCATGTACGTCGGGCGTCCGCCATTGGACAACAACCCGTTCCAGGCATTCGTCTTTTACCTGCCCGCCTATGTACTCGGGATGGCGGTGTCGCATTATCATCGACGCTGGCTGCCCGTACTGGCAGGCAGTTGGCCCCTGTTTCTGGTACCGGCCGTCGTCCTGTCTGTCCTGCCGCCCGATCTGCAGCCGGTCGATCCGCTGATGATGGTGGCAAAGGTCTGCCTTGGCCTGGGTATTCTTGGCCTTCTGGCGCGCTATTCGGCCAGGATACCCGGAAATTTCCGGTTTATCGGCGACCTGAGCTTCGGCATTTATCTCGTCCACGGATATTTCGCGTCCGCGATTTCGTTAACGGCGGCCCGGTTCGGCTGGGATCTGGAAGGCTTGCCGGCGTTCCTTTTCGTCTATGCCATCATCCTGTCGCTTTCGGTCGCGACGGTCCTGCTGGTCAAGCGCATCTTCGCAACGCAAAGCCGGCTGATCATCGGGGCATAG